A genome region from Nicotiana tabacum cultivar K326 chromosome 13, ASM71507v2, whole genome shotgun sequence includes the following:
- the LOC107807096 gene encoding WD repeat-containing protein 26 homolog isoform X1 has protein sequence MGGAEDAEPPSKRVKVSSGKPGDLSNGTFPRDPASCSLNDLMARPLVCQGDDEVVGTKGVIKKVEFVRILAEALYSLGYNKTGAHLEEESGIPLQSAVVKLFMQQILDGKWDESVATLHKIGVVDEKVVQLASFLILEQKFLELLDEKKVKDALKTLRTEIGPLCINTDRVRELSLCILSPLQQVRAVVSGQVVVRAKPRRKLLEELQKLLPPTVIIPEQRLIRLVEQALDLQLDACRFHNSLVGEMSLLTDHQCGRDQIPSQTLQILRNHSDEVWFLQFSHDGKYLASSAADCSVIIWEVKLDGLFCMKHQFSGHQKPVSYMSWSPDDHQLLTCGVEEVVRRWDIESGECTHIYEKNGLGLISCGWAPDGKRILCGVTDKSISMWDLEGKELECWKGHRTIRISDLGITSDGQHIVSVCKDNMILLFGWESKAEKVIQEDQTITSFVLSMDSKYLLVSLWNQEIHLWNIEGTVKLISKYKGHKRSRFVVRSCFGGLGQAFVASGSEDSQVYIWHRSSGELIETLAGHSGTVNCVSWNPANPHMLASASDDHTIRIWGMNQVNMKHYDTVSNGVHYCNGGT, from the exons ATGGGAGGTGCAGAGGATGCTGAACCACCATCCAAACGTGTGAAAGTATCCTCTGGGAAACCAGGAGATCTTTCAAACGGCACATTTCCTAGAGATCCTGCAAGTTGCTCATTGAATGACTTGATGGCTCGCCCCCTGGTTTGTCAAGGGGACGATGAGGTTGTTGGTACAAAAGGGGTCATCAAGAAAGTTGAATTTGTGCGAATTTTAGCTGAGGCATTATATTCTCTTGGTTATAACAAAACTGGGGCACATCTAGAAGAAGAGTCTGGGATACCTTTGCAATCTGCTGTGGTAAAGTTATTTATGCAGCAAATCCTTGATGGTAAATGGGATGAAAGTGTAGCCACATTACATAAAATCGGTGTAGTGGATGAAAAGGTTGTTCAATTGGCATCATTTCTGATATTGGAACAGAAGTTTCTTGAACTGTTAGATGAAAAAAAAGTCAAGGATGCTTTGAAGACATTGAGGACTGAGATTGGACCTCTTTGCATAAACACTGATAGAGTCCGTGAGCTTTCTTTGTGCATTTTATCACCTTTGCAGCAGGTTCGTGCTGTGGTGTCAGGTCAAGTTGTTGTGAGAGCAAAGCCACGAAGAAAGCTACTAGAGGAATTGCAAAAATTGCTTCCCCCAACAGTTATAATTCCTGAACAAAGATTGATACGTCTTGTTGAACAGGCTCTTGACTTGCAACTAGATGCTTGTAGGTTTCACAACTCTTTGGTAGGTGAGATGTCTTTGCTCACTGATCATCAGTGCGGAAGGGATCAAATTCCTTCTCAAACTTTGCAG ATATTACGAAATCACAGTGATGAAGTATGGTTCTTGCAGTTCTCCCATGATGGAAAATACTTAGCCTCGTCAGCTGCTGATTGTTCAGTGATTATATGGGAG GTGAAATTGGATGGTTTGTTCTGCATGAAGCACCAGTTTTCTGGTCACCAGAAACCTGTCTCCTATATGTCATGGAGTCCTGATGACCATCAGCTTCTCACTTGTGGAGTAGAGGAAGTTGTCAGACGGTGGGATATTGAATCAGGTGAATGTACACATATTTATGAGAAAAATGGTCTTGGTCTGATCTCATGTGGATGGGCTCCTGATGGCAAAAGGATATTATGCGGTGTTACGGACAAGAGCATTAGCATGTGGGATCTGGAAGGGAAAGAGTTGGAGTGTTGGAAAGGCCATCGAACTATTAGAATATCTGACTTGGGGATAACTAGTGATGGGCAGCATATAGTCTCTGTTTGCAAAGATaatatgatattactatttggatGGGAATCAAAAGCAGAGAAAGTAATTCAGGAGGATCAAACAATAACTTCATTTGTATTGTCCATGGACAGTAAGTATTTATTGGTTAGTCTTTGGAATCAAGAAATCCATCTGTGGAATATAGAGGGAACTGTAAAGCTCATATCCAAATATAAAGGGCATAAACGTTCACGCTTTGTTGTAAGGTCTTGCTTTGGCGGACTGGGTCAAGCATTTGTTGCCAGTGGAAGTGAGGACTCACAG GTTTATATATGGCATAGAAGCTCAGGAGAACTCATTGAGACATTGGCTGGACATTCTGGTACAGTAAACTGTGTTAGCTGGAACCCAGCAAATCCTCATATGTTGGCATCTGCAAGTGATGATCATACTATTCGCATATGGGGCATGAATCAAGTAAACATGAAACACTATGACACAGTTAGTAATGGCGTGCATTACTGCAATGGCGGAACTTAG
- the LOC107807096 gene encoding WD repeat-containing protein 26 homolog isoform X2, with the protein MGGAEDAEPPSKRVKVSSGKPGDLSNGTFPRDPASCSLNDLMARPLVCQGDDEVVGTKGVIKKVEFVRILAEALYSLGYNKTGAHLEEESGIPLQSAVVKLFMQQILDGKWDESVATLHKIGVVDEKVVQLASFLILEQKFLELLDEKKVKDALKTLRTEIGPLCINTDRVRELSLCILSPLQQVRAVVSGQVVVRAKPRRKLLEELQKLLPPTVIIPEQRLIRLVEQALDLQLDACRFHNSLVGEMSLLTDHQCGRDQIPSQTLQVKLDGLFCMKHQFSGHQKPVSYMSWSPDDHQLLTCGVEEVVRRWDIESGECTHIYEKNGLGLISCGWAPDGKRILCGVTDKSISMWDLEGKELECWKGHRTIRISDLGITSDGQHIVSVCKDNMILLFGWESKAEKVIQEDQTITSFVLSMDSKYLLVSLWNQEIHLWNIEGTVKLISKYKGHKRSRFVVRSCFGGLGQAFVASGSEDSQVYIWHRSSGELIETLAGHSGTVNCVSWNPANPHMLASASDDHTIRIWGMNQVNMKHYDTVSNGVHYCNGGT; encoded by the exons ATGGGAGGTGCAGAGGATGCTGAACCACCATCCAAACGTGTGAAAGTATCCTCTGGGAAACCAGGAGATCTTTCAAACGGCACATTTCCTAGAGATCCTGCAAGTTGCTCATTGAATGACTTGATGGCTCGCCCCCTGGTTTGTCAAGGGGACGATGAGGTTGTTGGTACAAAAGGGGTCATCAAGAAAGTTGAATTTGTGCGAATTTTAGCTGAGGCATTATATTCTCTTGGTTATAACAAAACTGGGGCACATCTAGAAGAAGAGTCTGGGATACCTTTGCAATCTGCTGTGGTAAAGTTATTTATGCAGCAAATCCTTGATGGTAAATGGGATGAAAGTGTAGCCACATTACATAAAATCGGTGTAGTGGATGAAAAGGTTGTTCAATTGGCATCATTTCTGATATTGGAACAGAAGTTTCTTGAACTGTTAGATGAAAAAAAAGTCAAGGATGCTTTGAAGACATTGAGGACTGAGATTGGACCTCTTTGCATAAACACTGATAGAGTCCGTGAGCTTTCTTTGTGCATTTTATCACCTTTGCAGCAGGTTCGTGCTGTGGTGTCAGGTCAAGTTGTTGTGAGAGCAAAGCCACGAAGAAAGCTACTAGAGGAATTGCAAAAATTGCTTCCCCCAACAGTTATAATTCCTGAACAAAGATTGATACGTCTTGTTGAACAGGCTCTTGACTTGCAACTAGATGCTTGTAGGTTTCACAACTCTTTGGTAGGTGAGATGTCTTTGCTCACTGATCATCAGTGCGGAAGGGATCAAATTCCTTCTCAAACTTTGCAG GTGAAATTGGATGGTTTGTTCTGCATGAAGCACCAGTTTTCTGGTCACCAGAAACCTGTCTCCTATATGTCATGGAGTCCTGATGACCATCAGCTTCTCACTTGTGGAGTAGAGGAAGTTGTCAGACGGTGGGATATTGAATCAGGTGAATGTACACATATTTATGAGAAAAATGGTCTTGGTCTGATCTCATGTGGATGGGCTCCTGATGGCAAAAGGATATTATGCGGTGTTACGGACAAGAGCATTAGCATGTGGGATCTGGAAGGGAAAGAGTTGGAGTGTTGGAAAGGCCATCGAACTATTAGAATATCTGACTTGGGGATAACTAGTGATGGGCAGCATATAGTCTCTGTTTGCAAAGATaatatgatattactatttggatGGGAATCAAAAGCAGAGAAAGTAATTCAGGAGGATCAAACAATAACTTCATTTGTATTGTCCATGGACAGTAAGTATTTATTGGTTAGTCTTTGGAATCAAGAAATCCATCTGTGGAATATAGAGGGAACTGTAAAGCTCATATCCAAATATAAAGGGCATAAACGTTCACGCTTTGTTGTAAGGTCTTGCTTTGGCGGACTGGGTCAAGCATTTGTTGCCAGTGGAAGTGAGGACTCACAG GTTTATATATGGCATAGAAGCTCAGGAGAACTCATTGAGACATTGGCTGGACATTCTGGTACAGTAAACTGTGTTAGCTGGAACCCAGCAAATCCTCATATGTTGGCATCTGCAAGTGATGATCATACTATTCGCATATGGGGCATGAATCAAGTAAACATGAAACACTATGACACAGTTAGTAATGGCGTGCATTACTGCAATGGCGGAACTTAG